One Elaeis guineensis isolate ETL-2024a chromosome 10, EG11, whole genome shotgun sequence genomic window carries:
- the LOC105059957 gene encoding probable chromatin-remodeling complex ATPase chain: MAKGVNFEEFAEEDASNGSVSSDEEQNNGVEGNLDEEDEEELEAVGRTGSPEDDEAGEEDFQSTEDDEAACEDEAEEPSASAEVGKRERARLRELQRMKKQKIQEILEAQNAAIDADMNNKGKGRLKYLLQQTEIFAHFAKGNQSASEKKPRGRGRHASKLTEEEEDEECLKEAEDGFSGSGGTRLLSQPSCIQGKMRDYQLAGLNWLIRLYENGINGILADEMGLGKTLQTISLLGYLHEFRGITGPHMVVAPKSTLGNWMREIRRFCPVLRAVKFLGNPEERRHIRETLLVAGKFDVCVTSFEMAIKEKSALRRFSWRYVIIDEAHRIKNENSLLSKTMRLYHTNYRLLITGTPLQNNLHELWSLLNFLLPEIFSSAETFDKWFQISGDNDQQEVVQQLHKVLRPFLLRRLKSDVEKGLPPKKETILKVGMSQMQKHYYRALLQKDLEVINAGGERKRLLNIAMQLRKCCNHPYLFQGAEPGPPYTTGDHLITNSGKMVLLDKLLPKLKERDSRVLIFSQMTRLLDILEDYLMFRGYQYCRIDGNTVGEDRDASIEAFNEPGSQKFIFLLSTRAGGLGINLATADVVILYDSDWNPQVDLQAQDRAHRIGQKKEVQVFRFCTEYTIEEKVIERAYKKLALDALVIQQGRLAEQKAVNKDELLQMVRFGAEMVFSSKDSTITEEDIDRIIAKGEEATAELDAKMKKFTEDAIKFKMDDTAELYDFDDEKDENKLDFKKLVSENWIEPPKRERKRNNYSESDYFKQALRQGGPAKPREPRIPRMPQLHDFQFFNTQRLSELYEKEVRYLMQTHQRNQLKDTIGDADEPEELGDPLTVEEQEEKEQLLEEGFSTWTRRDFNTFIRACEKYGRNDIKSIAFEMEGKTEEEVERYAKVFKARYKELNDYDRIIKNIERGEARISRKDEIMKAIGKKLDRYKNPWLELKIQYGQNKGKLYNEECDRFMLCMVHKLGYGNWDELKAAFRTSPLFRFDWFVKSRTTQELARRCDTLIRLVEKENQEYDERERQARKEKKLAKNLTPSKRSVTKAPALETPALNSFKRRKQSVMDDYLSSGRRRR, encoded by the exons ATGGCGAAGGGGGTGAACTTCGAGGAATTCGCGGAGGAGGATGCCTCGAACGGCTCGGTGTCCTCCGACGAGGAGCAGAATAACGGGGTGGAGGGAAACCTGGACGAGGAGGACGAGGAGGAGCTCGAGGCCGTGGGCAGGACCGGGAGCCCCGAGGATGATGAGGCCGGAGAGGAGGACTTCCAGTCCACTGAGGATGATGAGGCCGCTTGCGAGGATGAG GCTGAGGAACCATCTGCAAGTGCAGAAGTTGGAAAACGTGAAAGGGCCAGGCTTAGAGAACTTCAGAGGATGAAGAAGCAAAAAATCCAAGAAATATTAGAGGCACAGAATGCTGCCATTGATGCTGACATG AACAACAAGGGGAAGGGGCGGTTGAAGTATCTGCTACAACAGACTGAGATATTTGCTCATTTTGCGAAAGGAAACCAATCTGCATCAGAGAAGAAACCAAGAGGAAG GGGTCGTCATGCATCCAAATTAactgaggaagaagaagatgaggaatGCCTTAAGGAGGCCGAAGATGGTTTTTCTGGTTCTGGAGGGACCCGCTTGCTCTCACAGCCATCTT GTATACAAGGTAAGATGAGGGATTACCAACTAGCTGGACTGAACTGGTTGATACGGTTGTATGAGAATGGCATCAACGGGATACTTGCTGATGAGATG GGTCTTGGAAAAACGCTGCAAACCATCTCTCTACTGGGCTATCTGCACGAGTTCAGAGGAATTACTGGGCCACACATGGTGGTGGCACCAAAATCTACACTTGGCAATTGGATGAGGGAAATTCGGCGTTTTTGTCCTGTTTTGCGTGCTGTAAAGTTTCTAGGAAATCCAGAAGAAAGG AGGCATATAAGAGAGACTTTATTAGTGGCTGGGAAGTTTGATGTATGTGTCACTAGTTTTGAAATGGCCATTAAAGAAAAGTCTGCCTTACGGCGCTTTAGCTGGCGCTATGTTATTATTGATGAGGCCCATCGGATAAAGAATGAGAACTCTCTTCTTTCAAAAACAATGAGACTCTATCATACTAATTATCGCCTTCTTATCACAGGCACACCTCTTCAG AATAATCTGCATGAGCTATGGTCTCTTCTAAACTTTTTACTCCCTGAGATATTTAGTTCAGCTGAGACCTTCGACAAATGGTTTCAAATTTCTGGAGACAATGATCAACAAGAGGTTGTTCAGCAGCTTCACAAG GTTCTTCGTCCATTCCTCCTTCGACGGCTCAAATCTGATGTTGAAAAAGGCTTGCCACCAAAAAAAGAAACTATACTTAAAGTAGGAATGTCCCAGATGCAGAAGCACTATTATCGTGCTCTGCTTCAGAAAGATTTAGAGGTCATTAATGCCGGTGGTGAACGCAAGCGTCTTTTAAACATCGCCATGCAGCTCCGTAAATGTTGTAACCATCCATATTTATTCCAAGGTGCAGAACCTGGCCCACCTTACACGACCGGGGATCATCTTATTACAAATTCTG GAAAAATGGTTCTTCTAGATAAGTTGCTTCCTAAGCTTAAAGAGCGGGATTCAAGAGTTCTAATCTTTTCCCAG ATGACTAGACTGCTGGACATCCTAGAAGATTATTTAATGTTCCGTGGATATCAGTATTGCCGAATTGATGGGAATACTGTTGGAGAAGATCGTGATGCTTCTATTGAAGCTTTTAATGAACCTGGAAGTCAGAAGTTTATTTTCTTGCTTTCAACTAGAGCAGGTGGCCTGGGGATCAACCTTGCCACTGCAGATGTTGTCATTCTTTATGACAGTGATTG GAATCCGCAAGTTGATTTGCAAGCACAAGATCGTGCTCATAGGATTGGCCAAAAGAAAGAAGTTCAAGTGTTCCGGTTTTGCACTGAG TACACTATAGAGGAAAAAGTGATTGAGAGGGCATATAAGAAGCTTGCCCTAGATGCTTTAGTGATTCAACAGGGCCGATTAGCTGAGCAGAAAG CTGTAAATAAGGATGAGTTGTTGCAAATGGTGAGGTTTGGTGCCGAAATGGTGTTCAGTTCCAAGGACAGTACAATTACAGAGGAGGATATTGACCGGATCATAGCTAAAGGTGAAGAGGCAACAGCAGAGCTTGATGCAAAGATGAAGAAATTTACAGAAGATGCCATCAAATTTAAAATGGATGACA CTGCTGAATTGTATGACTTTGATGATGAGAAG GATGAAAACAAGCTTGACTTTAAGAAACTTGTTAGTGAGAATTGGATTGAACCACCCAAAAGGGAACGGAAACGCAACAA TTATTcagagtctgattattttaagcaaGCATTGCGCCAGGGTGGTCCAGCAAAACCAAGGGAACCACGAATTCCTCGTATGCCTCAGTT GCATGATTTCCAGTTTTTCAACACCCAAAGACTCAGTGAGCTATATGAAAAGGAAGTTCGGTATCTTATG CAAACCCATCAGAGGAATCAGTTAAAAGATACTATTGGTGATGCAGATGAGCCTGAAG AGTTGGGTGATCCCTTGACTGTGGAGGAACAGGAAGAAAAGGAGCAGTTGTTAGAAGAG GGTTTTTCAACATGGACAAGAAGAGATTTCAACACTTTTATCAGAGCATGTGAGAAGTATGGCCGGAATGACATAAAAAGTATAGCTTTTGAAATGGAGGGCAAGACGGAGGAGGAAGTTGAGAGATATGCCAAAGTTTTCAAAGCAAGATACAAGGAATTGAATG ATTATGACCGCATTATTAAGAACATTGAAAGGGGAGAGGCAAGAATTTCTCGGAAAGATGAGATAATGAAGGCAATTGGGAAGAAGTTGGATCGCTACAAGAATCCATGGCTTGAATTGAAAATTCAGTATGGCCAAAATAAAGGGAAGTTGTACAATGAAGAGTGTGATCGTTTCATG TTATGTATGGTCCATAAACTTGGTTATGGAAATTGGGATGAGCTGAAAGCAGCTTTCCGCACATCTCCCTTGTTCCGTTTTGACTGGTTTGTTAAATCGCGCACAACTCAAGAGTTAGCTAGGCGATGCGATACGCTTATCCGACTAGTAGAGAAGGAGAATCAAGAATATGATGAGCGGGAGAGACAAGCTCGAAAAGAGAAAAAGCTTGCCAAG AACTTGACACCCTCAAAGCGGTCCGTGACAAAGGCACCAGCTTTGGagacccctgcattgaattcttTTAAGAGACGAAAGCAATCGGTCATGGATGACTACCTGAGCTCG